In one window of Macadamia integrifolia cultivar HAES 741 unplaced genomic scaffold, SCU_Mint_v3 scaffold2154, whole genome shotgun sequence DNA:
- the LOC122065932 gene encoding receptor-like serine/threonine-protein kinase At4g25390, which translates to MPSRQPPPPSLRPLFSLTATTPPPPLLPLPPPDLPNSNNHHHHSGSHLIPAIAGAAAALSVLIFLAVLYRKLSRKRTVPADLKPPHRFSYTVLRRATSSFSSSNRLGKGGFGSVYRGTLPSGQEIAVKLMDSGSLQGEREFQNELSLAGKIDCDRVVSLLGFSCDRKRRRMLLVYELMHNRSLQDALLDCKRPELMEWKKRLAIAIDIAKGLEFLHSVCDPPVIHGDIKPSNILLDSYFSAKIADFGLARLKTEENSDAVALEIPETDAPKVNKDNGSKGKKVERLEINGAGGGDDNGSILEETESVTTTYEDANAGVDLSPESFIRVSDAEASPETTFVAEASPSEILDKTSMSEGYFDKLSIDSSKDTIGGGGNRRGGKKSVSGKDWWWRQENCGGASDSGGVKDYVMEWIGNEIKKERPKSDWITASASANEATNTVTAKPSGRSERKXHTQL; encoded by the coding sequence ATGCCGTCACGCCAGCCTCCGCCTCCCTCGCTGCGGCCGTTGTTCTCACTAACCGCCACTACACCACCACCGCCGCTGCTGCCACTGCCTCCACCTGATCTTCCCAATAGTAATAATCACCACCACCATAGCGGCTCTCATCTCATCCCAGCGATTGCCGGTGCCGCCGCTGCTCTATCAGTTCTTATCTTTCTGGCGGTTCTCTACCGGAAATTGTCCCGCAAAAGGACGGTACCTGCCGATCTAAAGCCCCCTCATCGCTTCTCCTACACCGTTCTCCGCCGCGCTACTTCTTCCTTCTCGTCCTCCAACCGCCTAGGGAAAGGAGGCTTTGGTTCTGTCTACCGTGGTACCCTCCCTTCCGGTCAAGAAATCGCCGTTAAGCTTATGGATTCCGGCTCTTTACAGGGGGAGCGAGAGTTCCAGAACGAGTTGTCACTCGCCGGGAAGATCGATTGCGACCGCGTGGTGTCCCTCCTTGGATTTTCCTGTGACCGCAAGCGTCGACGGATGCTTCTTGTGTATGAACTTATGCATAACCGGAGCTTGCAAGATGCCCTGCTTGATTGTAAGCGTCCAGAGTTGATGGAGTGGAAGAAGCGGTTAGCCATTGCCATCGACATTGCGAAAGGTCTCGAGTTCCTTCACTCCGTCTGTGATCCCCCCGTGATTCATGGCGATATTAAGCCTAGTAACATCTTGTTGGACTCTTACTTCTCCGCCAAGATCGCTGATTTCGGTCTCGCTCGATTGAAGACTGAGGAGAACTCCGATGCCGTCGCTCTGGAGATTCCCGAGACTGATGCGCCAAAGGTGAATAAGGATAATGGATCCAAGGGGAAAAAGGTTGAGAGATTGGAGATTAATGGTGCGGGTGGAGGCGATGACAATGGATCTATACTTGAAGAGACTGAGAGTGTGACAACCACTTATGAAGACGCCAATGCCGGTGTGGACCTGTCGCCTGAGAGTTTCATCAGGGTTTCGGATGCTGAAGCATCACCGGAGACGACCTTTGTGGCAGAGGCGTCCCCTTCGGAGATCTTGGACAAGACGAGCATGTCGGAGGGTTATTTCGATAAGCTCAGTATTGATAGTAGCAAGGACACAATTGGTGGTGGAGGGAACCGGAGGGGCGGAAAGAAGAGTGTTTCAGGAAAGGATTGGTGGTGGCGTCAGGAAAATTGCGGAGGCGCTTCTGACTCAGGGGGTGTCAAGGACTATGTGATGGAGTGGATTGGGAATGAGATTAAGAAGGAGAGACCCAAGAGCGATTGGATTACTGCTTCAGCTTCTGCCAATGAGGCTACGAATACGGTTACGGCGAAGCCCAGTGGGAGATCAGAACGGAAGAANcatactcaactatga